The proteins below come from a single Hirundo rustica isolate bHirRus1 chromosome 6, bHirRus1.pri.v3, whole genome shotgun sequence genomic window:
- the TMEM179 gene encoding transmembrane protein 179: MALSNFLFAQCICYFLAFLFSFIVVVPLSENGNDFHGRCLLFTEGMWLNANLTVERQRFTVQEWGPEAACRFSIFTGLLSLLLATVQAWRTLFFLCKGHEDSFFYAFLNLLISAFVVFITFIASTIVSVGFNMWCDAITEKGSMPNSCEELQDIDLELNLENSAFYDQFAVAQFGLWAAWLTWLAITILAFLKVYHNYRQEDLLDSLIHEKELLLGRSPSRSSLQDDKSGMI; this comes from the exons ATGGCGCTCAGCAATTTCCTCTTCGCTCAGTGCATCTGCTATTTCCTGGCCTTTCTCTTCAGCTTCATCGTGGTGGTGCCACTCTCGGAGAATGGCAACGACTTCCACGGCCGGTGCCTGCTCTTCACCGAGGGCATGTGGCTCAACGCCAACCTGACAGTGGAGCGGCAGCGCTTCACGGTGCAGGAGTGGGGCCCTGAGGCCGCTTGCCGCTTTAGCATCTTCACcgggctcctctccctgctgctggccacagtGCAGGCCTGGAGGaccctcttcttcctctgcaaGGGGCACGAGGA CTCTTTCTTTTACGCCTTCCTGAATCTGCTGATCAGCGCCTTTGTGGTGTTCATCACATTTATTGCCAGCACTATAGTGAGTGTAGGATTTAACATGTGGTGTGATGCAATTACCGAAAAAGGAAGCATGCCAAATAG CTGTGAAGAATTGCAGGATATAGATCTTGAGCTGAACTTGGAAAACTCTGCTTTCTATGACCAATTTGCTGTTGCACAG TTTGGTCTCTGGGCTGCCTGGCTGACTTGGCTGGCAATTACCATCCTGGCTTTCCTGAAGGTTTATCACAACTACAGGCAGGAAGACCTGCTCGACAGCCTGATCCATGAGAAGGAGCTGTTGCTAGGAAGATCCCCTTCACGATCCTCTTTGCAAGATGACAAAAGTGGCATGATCTAA
- the C6H14orf180 gene encoding nutritionally-regulated adipose and cardiac enriched protein homolog isoform X1 produces MMCYFWLLSTSQAVPSFPRQPWYKEQRLLFPLPCPLWPLLRLCSHCRGVSGRFSLLLLIFLGKGLSIQSFVWEVSCWHPEYMSQICPASPSDPSAKELQVFQNVMCKKTYLSPVLWHLRLPDCGQWNIILLLQPKEGVCEMTDDSSYPPSILRKRPPVDQGVGEKRRAERRVRFREPEEVIEHVISCCDYVVADDRTSSGLPVLLGLSFCAVLILAVSLYYTSMKEDAKVLEEFQSRLVIFFLHLRHVAQRCWTWFMRQ; encoded by the exons ATGATGTGCTATTTTTGGCTCCTGAGTACATCTCAGGCAGTGCCATCCTTCCCACGCCAGCCCTGGTACAAAGAGCAGAGactcctctttcctctcccctgTCCTCTGTGGCCGCTCCTCCGGCTCTGTTCCCACTGCAGAGGGGTCTCTGGGcgcttctccctgctcctcctcattttcctgggaaagggGCTTTCCATCCAAAGCTTCGTGTGGGAGGTTTCCTGTTGGCATCCAGAGTACATGTCCCAAATATGTCCAGCCTCACCCTCTGATCCTAGTGCCAAAGAGCTGCAG GTTTTCCAAAATGTGATGTGTAAGAAAACCTATTTATCTCCTGTACTCTGGCATCTGAGACTCCCAGATTGCGGTCAATGGAACATAATCCTGCTTCTGCAGCCCAAGGAGGGGGTGTGTGAAATG ACAGATGACAGTAGCTATCCTCCTTCCATACTGAGGAAAAGGCCACCTGTGGACCAAGGTGTGGGGGAAAAGcggagagcagagagaagggtTCGATTTCGTGAGCCAGAAGAAGTCATTGAACATG TCATTTCCTGCTGTGACTACGTAGTGG CAGATGACAGGACATCATCTGGATTGcctgtgctcctggggctctCGTTTTGTGCGGTGCTGATCCTTGCTGTGAGTCTCTACTACACCAGCATGAAGGAAGATGCCAAAGTCCTGGAGGAATTCCAATCCCGACTTGTCATCTTCTTCCTTCATTTAAGACACGTTGCTCAGAGGTGCTGGACCTGGTTTATGAGGCAGTAG
- the C6H14orf180 gene encoding nutritionally-regulated adipose and cardiac enriched protein homolog isoform X5 has protein sequence MRKSPPSPQCTGKRRLPDCGQWNIILLLQPKEGVCEMTDDSSYPPSILRKRPPVDQGVGEKRRAERRVRFREPEEVIEHVISCCDYVVADDRTSSGLPVLLGLSFCAVLILAVSLYYTSMKEDAKVLEEFQSRLVIFFLHLRHVAQRCWTWFMRQ, from the exons ATGAGGAAAAGCCCTCCATCACCCCAATGCACAGGAAAGAGAAG ACTCCCAGATTGCGGTCAATGGAACATAATCCTGCTTCTGCAGCCCAAGGAGGGGGTGTGTGAAATG ACAGATGACAGTAGCTATCCTCCTTCCATACTGAGGAAAAGGCCACCTGTGGACCAAGGTGTGGGGGAAAAGcggagagcagagagaagggtTCGATTTCGTGAGCCAGAAGAAGTCATTGAACATG TCATTTCCTGCTGTGACTACGTAGTGG CAGATGACAGGACATCATCTGGATTGcctgtgctcctggggctctCGTTTTGTGCGGTGCTGATCCTTGCTGTGAGTCTCTACTACACCAGCATGAAGGAAGATGCCAAAGTCCTGGAGGAATTCCAATCCCGACTTGTCATCTTCTTCCTTCATTTAAGACACGTTGCTCAGAGGTGCTGGACCTGGTTTATGAGGCAGTAG
- the C6H14orf180 gene encoding nutritionally-regulated adipose and cardiac enriched protein homolog isoform X4, whose translation MHRKEKVFQNVMCKKTYLSPVLWHLRLPDCGQWNIILLLQPKEGVCEMTDDSSYPPSILRKRPPVDQGVGEKRRAERRVRFREPEEVIEHVISCCDYVVADDRTSSGLPVLLGLSFCAVLILAVSLYYTSMKEDAKVLEEFQSRLVIFFLHLRHVAQRCWTWFMRQ comes from the exons ATGCACAGGAAAGAGAAG GTTTTCCAAAATGTGATGTGTAAGAAAACCTATTTATCTCCTGTACTCTGGCATCTGAGACTCCCAGATTGCGGTCAATGGAACATAATCCTGCTTCTGCAGCCCAAGGAGGGGGTGTGTGAAATG ACAGATGACAGTAGCTATCCTCCTTCCATACTGAGGAAAAGGCCACCTGTGGACCAAGGTGTGGGGGAAAAGcggagagcagagagaagggtTCGATTTCGTGAGCCAGAAGAAGTCATTGAACATG TCATTTCCTGCTGTGACTACGTAGTGG CAGATGACAGGACATCATCTGGATTGcctgtgctcctggggctctCGTTTTGTGCGGTGCTGATCCTTGCTGTGAGTCTCTACTACACCAGCATGAAGGAAGATGCCAAAGTCCTGGAGGAATTCCAATCCCGACTTGTCATCTTCTTCCTTCATTTAAGACACGTTGCTCAGAGGTGCTGGACCTGGTTTATGAGGCAGTAG
- the C6H14orf180 gene encoding nutritionally-regulated adipose and cardiac enriched protein homolog isoform X2: MMCYFWLLSTSQAVPSFPRQPWYKEQRLLFPLPCPLWPLLRLCSHCRGVSGRFSLLLLIFLGKGLSIQSFVWEVSCWHPEYMSQICPASPSDPSAKELQVFQNVMCKKTYLSPVLWHLRLPDCGQWNIILLLQPKEGVCEMTDDSSYPPSILRKRPPVDQGVGEKRRAERRVRFREPEEVIEHVISCCDYVVDDRTSSGLPVLLGLSFCAVLILAVSLYYTSMKEDAKVLEEFQSRLVIFFLHLRHVAQRCWTWFMRQ; encoded by the exons ATGATGTGCTATTTTTGGCTCCTGAGTACATCTCAGGCAGTGCCATCCTTCCCACGCCAGCCCTGGTACAAAGAGCAGAGactcctctttcctctcccctgTCCTCTGTGGCCGCTCCTCCGGCTCTGTTCCCACTGCAGAGGGGTCTCTGGGcgcttctccctgctcctcctcattttcctgggaaagggGCTTTCCATCCAAAGCTTCGTGTGGGAGGTTTCCTGTTGGCATCCAGAGTACATGTCCCAAATATGTCCAGCCTCACCCTCTGATCCTAGTGCCAAAGAGCTGCAG GTTTTCCAAAATGTGATGTGTAAGAAAACCTATTTATCTCCTGTACTCTGGCATCTGAGACTCCCAGATTGCGGTCAATGGAACATAATCCTGCTTCTGCAGCCCAAGGAGGGGGTGTGTGAAATG ACAGATGACAGTAGCTATCCTCCTTCCATACTGAGGAAAAGGCCACCTGTGGACCAAGGTGTGGGGGAAAAGcggagagcagagagaagggtTCGATTTCGTGAGCCAGAAGAAGTCATTGAACATG TCATTTCCTGCTGTGACTACGTAGTGG ATGACAGGACATCATCTGGATTGcctgtgctcctggggctctCGTTTTGTGCGGTGCTGATCCTTGCTGTGAGTCTCTACTACACCAGCATGAAGGAAGATGCCAAAGTCCTGGAGGAATTCCAATCCCGACTTGTCATCTTCTTCCTTCATTTAAGACACGTTGCTCAGAGGTGCTGGACCTGGTTTATGAGGCAGTAG
- the C6H14orf180 gene encoding nutritionally-regulated adipose and cardiac enriched protein homolog isoform X3, which produces MMCYFWLLSTSQAVPSFPRQPWYKEQRLLFPLPCPLWPLLRLCSHCRGVSGRFSLLLLIFLGKGLSIQSFVWEVSCWHPEYMSQICPASPSDPSAKELQTDDSSYPPSILRKRPPVDQGVGEKRRAERRVRFREPEEVIEHVISCCDYVVADDRTSSGLPVLLGLSFCAVLILAVSLYYTSMKEDAKVLEEFQSRLVIFFLHLRHVAQRCWTWFMRQ; this is translated from the exons ATGATGTGCTATTTTTGGCTCCTGAGTACATCTCAGGCAGTGCCATCCTTCCCACGCCAGCCCTGGTACAAAGAGCAGAGactcctctttcctctcccctgTCCTCTGTGGCCGCTCCTCCGGCTCTGTTCCCACTGCAGAGGGGTCTCTGGGcgcttctccctgctcctcctcattttcctgggaaagggGCTTTCCATCCAAAGCTTCGTGTGGGAGGTTTCCTGTTGGCATCCAGAGTACATGTCCCAAATATGTCCAGCCTCACCCTCTGATCCTAGTGCCAAAGAGCTGCAG ACAGATGACAGTAGCTATCCTCCTTCCATACTGAGGAAAAGGCCACCTGTGGACCAAGGTGTGGGGGAAAAGcggagagcagagagaagggtTCGATTTCGTGAGCCAGAAGAAGTCATTGAACATG TCATTTCCTGCTGTGACTACGTAGTGG CAGATGACAGGACATCATCTGGATTGcctgtgctcctggggctctCGTTTTGTGCGGTGCTGATCCTTGCTGTGAGTCTCTACTACACCAGCATGAAGGAAGATGCCAAAGTCCTGGAGGAATTCCAATCCCGACTTGTCATCTTCTTCCTTCATTTAAGACACGTTGCTCAGAGGTGCTGGACCTGGTTTATGAGGCAGTAG